In Panthera uncia isolate 11264 chromosome B4, Puncia_PCG_1.0, whole genome shotgun sequence, one genomic interval encodes:
- the LOC125920140 gene encoding cationic amino acid transporter 3-like isoform X2, translating into MLRRALRRFGQMLVRRCTLEEKKTEPTPLRWLSTLDLVALGIDYTLGAGVYFLAGEVASNQAGPATVICFLVAGLSCALAGLCYAEFAVRVPHSGSAYLYSYVTIGELWAFITGWNFILSYVAGTASVARAWTRAFDYLIGNQISQTLHESILLHVQQVLAEHPDFFAMGLVLLLTGVLALRARESVLFTKMITLVSLLILVFVIISGFIKGDLHNWKLTEEDYVKAGLNDTSSLGPLGYGGFVPFGFEGILRGAATCFYAFIGFDNIVTRAEEAQNPQRSIFMGIVISLFICFLMYFCVTSALTLMVPYYQLQPGSPLPEAFLYIGWAPACYVVAIGALCTLFTTILNDMFSARWVISVMAKDGLLFHVLSRTHTSRHIPIVATVVLGIMAAVIAFFFELIHLVDFMSIGTLFTHSLVAICILILRYQPEVKNGGNEAELQEENGPAAEQLTLQELLFTGSSSPTPLSGQVVYVCSSLLVLLLTLLCLVLAQWPVLLSGDPVWISVVVVLLVLIIGITGVIWRQPQSSSHLPFKVPALPLLPLLSIFVNVCLMMQMTADTWARFGASMLIGFAIYFSYGIQHSRVANPT; encoded by the coding sequence ATGCTGCGTCGGGCACTTCGCAGATTTGGTCAAATGCTGGTACGCAGATGTACgctggaggaaaagaaaactgaacctACCCCTCTCAGATGGCTAAGCACTTTGGATTTAGTGGCCCTGGGTATAGACTACACTCTGGGTGCAGGTGTGTATTTCCTGGCTGGCGAAGTGGCCAGCAATCAAGCAGGACCAGCCACTGTGATCTGCTTTTTGGTGGCTGGTCTATCTTGTGCATTGGCTGGGCTGTGCTATGCAGAGTTTGCTGTCCGGGTTCCCCATTCTGGCTCTGCATATCTCTACAGCTATGTCACTATAGGTGAACTCTGGGCTTTCATCACTGGCTGGAACTTCATCCTCTCCTATGTTGCTGGCACAGCCAGTGTAGCTCGGGCATGGACAAGAGCTTTTGACTACCTGATTGGGAACCAGATCTCTCAGACCCTGCATGAGAGTATCTTACTGCATGTTCAACAGGTACTTGCAGAACATCCAGACTTCTTTGCTATGGGTCTGGTGTTGCTGCTCACCGGAGTGCTGGCTCTAAGGGCTAGGGAGTCAGTACTGTTTACCAAAATGATCACATTGGTGAGCCTTTTGATTCTTGTCTTTGTCATCATCTCTGGCTTCATTAAAGGGGACCTGCACAACTGGAAGCTCACAGAAGAGGACTACGTAAAGGCTGGACTCAATGACACCTCAAGCTTGGGCCCTCTGGGCTATGGAGGATTTGTGCCTTTTGGCTTTGAGGGGATTCTCCGTGGAGCAGCTACCTGTTTCTATGCATTTATAGGTTTTGACAATATTGTTACCAGAGCTGAGGAAGCCCAGAATCCCCAGCGTTCCATCTTCATGGGCAttgtgatttcactgtttatctgctttttgatgtatttttgtgTCACTTCAGCACTTACACTTATGGTGCCTTACTACCAGCTTCAACCTGGGAGCCCTTTGCCTGAGGCATTTCTATATATTGGCTGGGCCCCTGCCTGCTATGTTGTGGCTATTGGAGCTCTCTGTACTCTTTTCACTACAATCTTGAATGATATGTTCTCTGCACGTTGGGTGATCTCTGTGATGGCAAAGGATGGCCTCCTGTTCCATGTCCTTTCCAGGACCCACACCAGCAGACATATCCCCATTGTGGCCACTGTGGTCTTGGGCATTATGGCAGCAGTCATTGCATTCTTCTTTGAACTCATTCATCTTGTGGACTTCATGTCCATTGGGACCCTGTTTACTCACTCCCTGGTAGCTATTTGTATCCTCATCCTCAGGTATCAGCCTGAGGTGAAGAATGGGGGAAATGAAGCAGAGTTGCAGGAGGAGAATGGACCTGCAGCAGAGCAGCTGACTCTACAGGAACTACTTTTCACAGgcagctcctcccccactccactCTCTGGCCAGGTTGTCTATGTTTGCTCCTCACTGCTTGTTCTGCTGCTCACTCTTCTTTGCCTGGTGCTGGCCCAGTGGCCAGTTCTGCTTTCTGGAGACCCAGTGTGGATTTCAGTGGTTGTGGTGCTCCTGGTGCTCATCATTGGGATTACTGGGGTCATCTGGAGACAGCCACAGAGCTCCAGTCACCTTCCCTTTAAggtccctgctctgcctctcctcccactACTGAGCATCTTTGTGAATGTTTGCCTTATGATGCAGATGACAGCTGACACCTGGGCCCGATTTGGTGCCTCCATGCTGATAGGGTTTGCTATCTACTTCAGCTATGGGATCCAGCACAGCCGAGTCGCTAACCCCACTTAA